The window AAAAAACAACTGCGCAAAGCTGACTATTACCGTCTGCCGACGAACAAGGAACTGGAAGAATATCTTCTCCGGACGGGTCATTCGATCCAGGAACTGTGGAAAGACCCGAAACTGGTGCAGGGCCTTAACATTGATATGGTACTATCGCCCCGGGTGATCGAATGGAAGAAGGAGACGAGCGCGCCCTGGCGCCAGGTTCGTCCTGAAGGACCCGGGGTCGTCCTTTCCTGCACGATAATAACGGGCTCGCTTCGCACCCTCTTTACGATCTGGCGCGCAAGCGACGGCGCCAAACTCTTTGAAGAAGAGATCTCTTCATCCCGGCGTACCAAGGAATGCACGAATGATTGGGACAAAACCCCGGATATGCCGACAACAGCGGGAAACACGGAAGGACAGGTTGCATCGAAAATCCCTGGAGCATCTGTCCCCGATCCATTTCTGACCGGTAAGCTCGATGCATCATGGCAGAGTGATCCCTTATTCGAGTCAACCGTTAAAAAATCGGTTTCTTCCTTTGTTGACCATATCGACCCCAAGCCTTTTCGCGAGGTGTTTATCACCGCAACCGATTCAACCGGTTATGAATCGAACAGACAATTGGTCAAGGCAAGAAGGTATCTCAGGAACAGCGACTGGGCAGCGGCCCTCACCCTTCTGGAGAACAACCTGGGCAAACATCCTGACAGCTCTGCCACGCAGTACCTCATTGGCATTGCGCAGCAGGGAAAGCGGGAATTTGAACCGGCAAAGAAAAGCTACCAACAGGCTTTGGCCCTGTGTCAATCCAAACGCGATGCGTCAACGCCTGAGGCAGCCCCGGACTGCGATTTTATCGAAGAAGCCGCTAAACGTTCGCAAACATGGACTACGGAAAATCCGTCAAAGAATAGTACGGGGGCCCAATAGCCCGCCCGCGTCATACCAGGCCTGCAGCCCTTCTTCTTAACGAGGCAACGGGATAAAATCGGATCACGATGCAGAGAACACAGAGTTGTTCTTTCAGGTTTTACTGTTATCTTGCCATGCCCTACTCTTTTATCTGGCAGCCTCGTTAGTTATCGTCTTTGCTTCTTTGTCGACGAGCCGGCCAAAGACATCCTCATAAACCGTCACCGTGAACTTTTCTTTTCTCAGCTTGGCCGTGTACTGGTCCAGTTTCTCATGCATCAGTGTCCGACGGGTCTGGTCCAGAGTTTTCTTGTCCTTGATATTCGTATACAGTGCGTCCCGGATATCCAGGACCTTGACCAGATGCCAGCCTACCGGAGTCTCCGCGGGTCCGCCGAGCTGGTCTTTTTTCAAAGAGAAGGTCAATTTATCCAGGTCCGGGAAGCCGGTCCCCTGTTTGACCCAGCCGATTTGGCCGAGGTTCTGCTTGGCATTTGGATCTATCGAATAATCCCGCGCAGCCTCGAAGAAGGTCATCTTCTTGGATTTTATCCTTTTCTTGATATCCTCCGCCTCCTTCCGGGTTTTCAGCACCACCATCTGGACATTGCGTACCTCCGGCTGGATTATCTTGTTTTTATTCTTCTCGTAGTAGGACCTGACTTCGGAATCCTGGGGTGAGAATTTTTTAAAAAGCATTCCCTGGTGCAGATTGACCAGACTCGTCTTTTTGAACTCATTTACCCGTGCCTGAAAGACCGGATCCTTTTCAAGCCCCATCTCCCGGGCCTTTGCCGCCATGATCCTCTCATCGATCAATCCGTCCAGGGCATTCATTCGCTGCTTCTGGGGATCCTTGCCTGCTCCCGACGTCACGGACGCCTTCACTTCACCCCAGTGGATCTCTTCGCTATTGACCCTGGCTACGATCACGGACGCTTTCCGGGAAGAATCCCCGGCCGGTTCAAGCTCCTTGGTTACGACCGTCACCTTTACGCCCTGTCTGATCTTTTGCCTCATCCCTTCGTTCCTGGCCTTGAATTTTTCTTTCCGGATCGTTGCCTCGATTCCCAGCTTCACATCATCGGTCAGCTCGGTCCCGGCAGCGATATTCTTCTTATAGTAATCCCGGACCTCCGACTCGGACACCGGCAGGTCCCCCTTCAGCACCTTTTCCTTGTAGAGGGAAACAAGAACGTTATCCTCGAAGGTCTTGACCTTTTGCTGATAATCCGGATTTTTGTCCAGACCTGTCTTAAGCGCATCCAGATAGAGCAGGTCCGCTGAGATCATCTTGTCCAGCAGACTGAGCCGGGCCGCATTGCGTTCAGGCGTGCCCGGGGCCGGGATATCCAGACCTACGACCGTGGAGCTGTTGATCATGGTGTCGATCTCGTGGAGTGAGATGGTCTGGTCGCCCACCCGGGCGATCACGTCCTGCGGCTCTTGGGCACGGGCTGCCGGCGCAACGATGGCAATCAAGAACACCCAAAAACTCACAACGGTCAATTTCCATGATCTTGTCATACTAT of the Nitrospirota bacterium genome contains:
- a CDS encoding peptidyl-prolyl cis-trans isomerase produces the protein MTRSWKLTVVSFWVFLIAIVAPAARAQEPQDVIARVGDQTISLHEIDTMINSSTVVGLDIPAPGTPERNAARLSLLDKMISADLLYLDALKTGLDKNPDYQQKVKTFEDNVLVSLYKEKVLKGDLPVSESEVRDYYKKNIAAGTELTDDVKLGIEATIRKEKFKARNEGMRQKIRQGVKVTVVTKELEPAGDSSRKASVIVARVNSEEIHWGEVKASVTSGAGKDPQKQRMNALDGLIDERIMAAKAREMGLEKDPVFQARVNEFKKTSLVNLHQGMLFKKFSPQDSEVRSYYEKNKNKIIQPEVRNVQMVVLKTRKEAEDIKKRIKSKKMTFFEAARDYSIDPNAKQNLGQIGWVKQGTGFPDLDKLTFSLKKDQLGGPAETPVGWHLVKVLDIRDALYTNIKDKKTLDQTRRTLMHEKLDQYTAKLRKEKFTVTVYEDVFGRLVDKEAKTITNEAAR